From the Salinimicrobium tongyeongense genome, one window contains:
- a CDS encoding phosphoribosylaminoimidazolesuccinocarboxamide synthase, with the protein MNTITATNFNFPGQKSFYKGKVRDVYTLEDNRLVMIVTDRLSAFDVVMPKGIPYKGQILNQLATKMMRATEDIVPNWLQATPDPNVAIGESCEPFKVEMVIRGYLTGHAAREYASGKRSLCGVHMPEGMKENEAFAAPIITPTTKADSGEHDMDISREEILKKGIVSEADYNTLEIYTRQLFLRGTELAKKNGLILVDTKYEFGKTKNGEIVLIDEIHTPDSSRYFYAEGYSERLASGEPQKQLSKEFVRQWLIQNGFQGKEGQQIPEMSNEYINSVSDRYIELYEQITGEQFIKADISNIEERIERNVLEFLSS; encoded by the coding sequence ATGAACACTATTACCGCTACCAATTTTAATTTTCCGGGTCAGAAATCATTTTATAAAGGAAAAGTACGGGATGTCTACACTCTTGAAGATAACCGGCTGGTCATGATCGTGACCGACAGGCTTTCGGCTTTTGATGTTGTAATGCCAAAAGGAATACCTTATAAAGGACAAATTCTCAACCAGCTGGCAACAAAAATGATGAGGGCTACAGAAGATATCGTGCCCAACTGGTTACAGGCCACACCCGATCCCAACGTGGCAATTGGGGAGAGCTGCGAGCCCTTTAAGGTAGAGATGGTGATAAGAGGATATCTCACCGGCCATGCGGCAAGGGAATATGCCAGCGGAAAACGGAGCTTGTGTGGGGTACATATGCCTGAAGGGATGAAAGAAAATGAAGCTTTTGCGGCCCCAATTATTACGCCTACCACCAAGGCAGATTCAGGGGAACATGATATGGATATTTCGCGCGAAGAAATCCTGAAAAAAGGAATTGTTTCTGAAGCAGATTACAACACGCTCGAAATCTATACCCGACAACTTTTTCTTCGCGGAACCGAACTCGCTAAGAAAAACGGGCTCATCCTGGTAGATACAAAATATGAATTTGGTAAGACCAAAAATGGCGAGATTGTACTCATAGATGAGATACATACCCCAGATTCTTCCCGTTATTTTTATGCTGAAGGATATTCTGAAAGGTTAGCTTCGGGAGAACCACAAAAGCAGCTCTCTAAAGAATTTGTGAGACAATGGCTTATTCAGAATGGTTTCCAGGGAAAAGAAGGTCAGCAAATTCCGGAGATGAGCAATGAATACATTAATTCGGTGTCAGATAGGTACATTGAGCTTTACGAACAAATCACAGGAGAACAATTCATCAAAGCCGATATCTCCAATATTGAAGAGCGAATCGAGAGAAATGTTCTGGAGTTTCTTAGCAGCTAG
- a CDS encoding PhoH family protein — MNELIIELSEISPRDFFGEQNSHIELLKKYFPKLKIVARGNKLRIYGDEEMLEEFDRRFNMLIDHYGKFNRLDENSIERVLTSESKEDYETSNESGEVLVHGVSGRMIRAQTANQRRLVELMKKNDMVFAIGPAGTGKTYTGVALAVKALKEKQVKRIILTRPAVEAGENLGFLPGDLKEKLDPYMQPLYDALRDMIPHEKLESYIEKGVIQIAPLAFMRGRTLDHAFVILDEAQNTTHAQMKMFLTRMGKSAKFMVTGDPGQIDLPKRVISGLKEAILVLQDVDGVGIIHLDDKDVIRHKLVKKIIAAYKRIENAE; from the coding sequence TTGAACGAACTTATCATTGAACTTTCTGAAATAAGTCCCAGAGATTTTTTTGGGGAACAAAATTCACATATCGAGCTTTTAAAGAAGTATTTTCCAAAGCTTAAAATTGTGGCAAGGGGCAATAAACTTCGCATTTACGGGGACGAAGAGATGCTTGAGGAATTTGACAGGAGGTTCAATATGCTGATTGATCACTACGGAAAATTCAATCGTCTGGATGAAAACTCCATAGAGCGGGTACTTACCAGTGAGAGTAAAGAAGACTATGAAACTTCTAACGAAAGCGGGGAAGTGCTGGTTCACGGCGTGAGTGGCAGAATGATTCGTGCCCAAACAGCCAATCAGCGTCGGCTCGTGGAGCTTATGAAGAAGAATGATATGGTATTTGCCATTGGTCCCGCGGGTACGGGGAAGACGTATACTGGAGTAGCCCTGGCAGTTAAGGCTTTGAAAGAGAAACAGGTTAAAAGGATCATCCTTACCCGGCCTGCGGTAGAAGCAGGCGAAAACCTCGGTTTCTTACCCGGTGACCTAAAAGAAAAACTCGATCCATACATGCAGCCGCTCTATGATGCGCTGCGCGATATGATCCCACACGAGAAGCTGGAAAGCTACATTGAAAAAGGGGTGATTCAAATCGCTCCCCTTGCTTTTATGCGTGGCCGTACCCTAGACCATGCTTTTGTAATTCTCGATGAAGCCCAAAATACTACTCACGCACAGATGAAAATGTTCCTCACCCGGATGGGGAAGAGTGCAAAGTTTATGGTAACTGGAGACCCCGGCCAAATTGACCTTCCAAAAAGGGTGATTTCGGGACTTAAAGAAGCCATTCTCGTTTTACAGGATGTTGATGGGGTGGGAATAATCCACCTTGACGATAAAGATGTGATTCGCCATAAGCTCGTGAAGAAGATCATCGCCGCTTACAAAAGAATAGAAAACGCCGAATAA
- a CDS encoding SAM hydrolase/SAM-dependent halogenase family protein — translation MAIITLTTDFGEKDHFAGAVKGAIYTEVPSAKIVDISHSIAPFHITEASYIIKNAYRSFPEGSIHIIGVDSELTPENKHIALKLDGHYFICANNGILSLIASEYVPEKIVEINIHDKVESNFPVLDVFVKVAGHLSRGGTLEVIGKSIPGIKQLKEMEPLINPEKNQIKGNVIYIDNYGNVVTNIPKKLFEKIGKGRKFNMRARTATFTEIYNTYSEAINFDTDMINREDGKKLAIFNSGGYIELAIYKSNPSTVGSASTLFGLEYRDTVTVNFM, via the coding sequence ATGGCCATAATTACCTTAACGACAGATTTTGGGGAAAAAGATCATTTTGCAGGGGCAGTTAAAGGAGCGATTTACACCGAGGTACCCTCGGCAAAGATTGTAGACATCTCCCACTCCATCGCCCCGTTTCATATTACTGAAGCCTCTTACATCATTAAAAACGCCTACAGAAGCTTTCCTGAAGGCAGTATTCACATCATTGGAGTAGATTCTGAGCTTACGCCTGAAAACAAACATATTGCATTAAAACTCGACGGGCATTATTTTATTTGTGCCAACAATGGCATCCTCTCTCTAATTGCTTCGGAATATGTTCCCGAAAAGATTGTTGAGATCAACATTCACGATAAGGTAGAGAGTAATTTCCCGGTTCTGGATGTGTTCGTGAAAGTTGCCGGACACCTGTCAAGGGGCGGCACCCTGGAAGTTATTGGAAAATCAATCCCCGGAATAAAACAACTGAAGGAAATGGAACCCCTTATCAATCCTGAAAAGAACCAGATCAAGGGGAATGTGATCTACATAGACAACTACGGTAATGTGGTTACAAATATTCCGAAGAAACTGTTTGAAAAAATTGGCAAAGGCCGAAAGTTCAACATGCGCGCCAGAACGGCTACTTTTACTGAAATCTACAACACCTATAGCGAAGCCATCAATTTTGACACCGACATGATCAACCGGGAAGACGGTAAAAAACTGGCCATCTTTAATTCGGGCGGATATATCGAACTGGCTATTTACAAAAGTAACCCAAGTACGGTGGGCAGTGCATCGACCCTCTTCGGACTGGAATATAGAGATACGGTGACAGTGAATTTTATGTAG
- a CDS encoding putative quinol monooxygenase, whose translation MFVRIVKMTFAASETENFQKLFQQNKEKIRGFEGCEFLELYRDKNNKNIFFTYSYWQDEAALENYRTSSLFKEVWSETKKMFAGKPEAWSVEKLWTSEPVGSAQ comes from the coding sequence ATGTTTGTAAGAATCGTAAAAATGACGTTTGCAGCTTCAGAAACTGAAAATTTTCAGAAGTTGTTCCAGCAGAATAAAGAAAAGATCAGAGGCTTTGAAGGTTGTGAGTTCCTGGAACTCTATCGCGACAAGAACAATAAAAACATCTTTTTTACGTACAGCTACTGGCAGGATGAAGCGGCACTGGAAAATTATCGCACATCATCCCTTTTTAAAGAGGTATGGAGCGAGACTAAGAAAATGTTTGCAGGAAAGCCGGAAGCCTGGTCTGTAGAGAAATTGTGGACAAGCGAACCAGTAGGCAGTGCGCAGTAG
- the gldF gene encoding gliding motility-associated ABC transporter permease subunit GldF, with translation MFAILKKEINAFFASPTGYLVIGLFLVLNGLFLWVFKGEYNILDSGFASLEPFFTLAPWIFLFLIPAITMKSFSEEIKQGTLELLLTKPLTTIELVLGKYLGALVLVLLAILPSLLYIAAIWYLGSPNGNLDSGVILGSYFGLIFLGACYAAIGIFASILSPNQIVSFILAIFLCFIAYFAFEALANLNVFGSGSFGIEDLGLDAHYESISRGVIDTRDVIYFLSFIFLFLALTTFNLNKKKQS, from the coding sequence GTGTTTGCTATATTAAAGAAAGAAATAAACGCATTTTTCGCCTCTCCCACAGGCTACCTTGTCATAGGACTTTTTCTCGTGCTGAACGGGCTCTTTCTCTGGGTCTTTAAAGGAGAGTACAATATTCTTGACAGCGGTTTCGCCAGTCTCGAACCTTTCTTTACTCTTGCCCCCTGGATCTTTTTATTTCTCATCCCGGCAATTACCATGAAGAGCTTTTCCGAAGAAATAAAACAGGGTACTTTAGAGCTGCTTCTCACCAAACCCCTAACCACCATTGAGCTGGTATTGGGAAAATATCTCGGCGCCCTTGTTCTTGTCCTGCTGGCCATCCTCCCAAGCCTGCTGTATATTGCCGCCATCTGGTATCTTGGCAGCCCTAACGGGAACCTTGACAGCGGCGTTATTTTAGGATCTTATTTTGGACTCATCTTTCTCGGTGCCTGTTATGCGGCCATCGGGATTTTCGCCTCTATACTTTCCCCAAATCAAATCGTGTCATTTATCCTAGCCATTTTTCTTTGCTTTATCGCCTATTTTGCCTTTGAAGCCCTTGCAAATTTAAATGTGTTTGGCAGCGGGAGTTTTGGCATAGAAGACCTGGGGCTCGATGCGCACTATGAAAGCATAAGCCGTGGCGTGATTGACACCCGGGATGTTATTTATTTTTTAAGTTTCATTTTTCTCTTCCTGGCCCTTACTACTTTTAATCTCAACAAGAAAAAACAATCCTGA
- the gldG gene encoding gliding motility-associated ABC transporter substrate-binding protein GldG codes for MNPQKSHFWKVFLLLLAIIGVNVLSYNFFGRFDLTADKRYTLSEASEEIISKAEAPVIIDVFLEGEFPPEFRKLQAETRQLLEEFAAVNPQITYRFTNPLEEGGNANEIASQFYEMGMTPARINVVENGRTSEAIVFPWAMANFGNKSVAIPLLKNQLGATTEDRVAASVQQLEYAFADAFSKLLEPKRKKVAVMRGNGELEDKYIADFIRKIQEYYFIAPFTLDSVAVNPQRTLNQLSEYDLLIEAKPTEPYTEAEKLVLDQYLMNGGKQLWLVEHAAMETDSLFTPAGSAFALPRDLNLGDYFFKYGLRINPALVKDLYSAPIILATGSGNNAQFNPYPWFYFPLSSSPSTHPVVTNLEAVKFEYANPIDTLQNDIDKTVLLATSPRSAVAGLPREISLEEITAEPNPAEFTAGEQPLAVLLEGNFSSVYDNRILPFQLNNFRSKSEGTKILVISDGDVIKNQLQRGEPLELGFDRYTGTTYGNREFLLNAVNYLLDDRGLINIRSREVKIAFLNPEKAEKERTFWQMFNIALPLGLLAVFAVLYRAIRRKKYVK; via the coding sequence ATGAACCCTCAAAAATCACATTTTTGGAAGGTATTTTTGTTGCTGCTCGCCATCATTGGGGTTAATGTACTATCCTATAATTTCTTCGGAAGGTTTGACCTCACAGCCGATAAACGTTACACTTTATCTGAAGCTTCAGAAGAAATAATCTCAAAAGCTGAAGCCCCCGTGATTATCGACGTGTTTCTGGAAGGAGAATTTCCTCCCGAGTTCAGGAAGTTACAGGCAGAGACCAGGCAGCTGCTCGAAGAATTTGCAGCTGTGAATCCGCAGATCACTTACAGGTTTACCAATCCGCTTGAAGAAGGGGGAAATGCCAATGAAATAGCCAGTCAGTTTTATGAAATGGGCATGACCCCGGCACGTATCAACGTGGTGGAGAACGGCCGAACCAGTGAAGCCATTGTTTTTCCGTGGGCCATGGCCAACTTCGGAAATAAATCGGTTGCCATTCCTTTGCTGAAAAACCAGTTGGGCGCAACTACCGAAGATCGCGTGGCAGCCTCGGTACAGCAACTGGAATATGCCTTTGCCGATGCCTTCTCGAAGCTACTGGAGCCAAAACGCAAAAAAGTAGCGGTAATGCGCGGAAACGGCGAACTGGAAGACAAATACATAGCCGATTTTATAAGAAAGATCCAGGAATACTACTTTATAGCCCCTTTCACCTTAGATTCTGTTGCTGTAAACCCTCAACGCACGCTAAACCAGCTAAGTGAATACGACCTGTTAATTGAAGCCAAGCCCACCGAGCCTTATACTGAAGCCGAAAAACTGGTGCTGGACCAGTATCTTATGAACGGCGGAAAACAGCTCTGGCTGGTAGAACATGCCGCGATGGAGACCGACAGCCTTTTCACCCCTGCCGGAAGCGCTTTTGCCCTGCCCCGAGACCTTAACCTGGGAGATTACTTCTTTAAGTATGGCCTGCGCATAAATCCGGCGCTGGTAAAAGACCTTTATTCGGCGCCAATTATCCTGGCCACAGGATCGGGCAATAACGCCCAGTTCAATCCGTATCCGTGGTTCTATTTTCCACTTTCCTCCTCCCCTTCCACCCATCCGGTGGTGACCAACCTCGAAGCAGTAAAATTTGAGTATGCCAACCCAATCGACACCCTCCAAAATGACATTGACAAAACAGTACTTCTGGCGACTTCACCAAGATCGGCGGTAGCTGGGCTTCCCCGGGAAATTAGTCTGGAAGAGATAACCGCAGAGCCAAATCCTGCTGAATTTACTGCAGGCGAACAGCCTCTTGCCGTTCTATTGGAAGGGAACTTCAGTTCGGTGTATGACAACCGGATATTGCCCTTTCAGCTCAATAACTTCCGAAGTAAAAGTGAAGGGACAAAAATACTGGTGATAAGCGATGGCGATGTGATTAAAAACCAGTTGCAGCGCGGCGAGCCTTTAGAGCTGGGTTTTGACCGCTATACCGGCACAACTTATGGGAACAGGGAATTTTTACTGAATGCGGTAAATTACCTGCTCGATGATCGCGGGCTTATCAACATTAGAAGCCGGGAGGTGAAAATCGCATTTTTGAACCCCGAAAAGGCAGAAAAGGAAAGAACTTTCTGGCAAATGTTCAATATTGCCCTTCCGCTTGGCCTGTTGGCCGTGTTTGCAGTGCTGTACCGGGCAATAAGGAGGAAAAAATACGTCAAGTAG
- the dnaN gene encoding DNA polymerase III subunit beta, which translates to MKFIVSSTYLLKQLQILGGVINNNNTLPILDNFLFELNHDELTVSASDLETTMSAKLSVESDSEGKIAVPARLLLETLKTFPEQPLTFVVEDNNTIELSSNHGKYALAYAGGEEFPKAVSLEEPSSTTIVGDILATAISKTIFASGNDDLRPVMSGVFFQFTQDNLTFVATDAHKLVKYSRNDIAASQTAEFIMPKKPLNLLKGILSGSDSEVLIEYNESNARFTFEDTTLVCRLIDGKYPNYEAVIPKENPNKLVIDRGQFLSSVKRVSIFSNKTTHQVRLKIAGAELNISAEDVDYSNKAEERLTCSYQGDDMQIGFNSRFLTEMLSNLNANEVQLEMSLPNRAGILTPVDGLDDGEQVTMLVMPVMLNN; encoded by the coding sequence ATGAAATTTATTGTATCGAGCACATATTTGCTGAAACAGCTACAAATACTTGGAGGTGTGATTAACAATAACAACACTCTTCCTATTCTGGATAATTTTCTTTTTGAATTAAATCATGATGAACTTACCGTTTCTGCGTCAGATTTGGAGACCACAATGTCGGCCAAACTTTCTGTAGAATCCGATTCTGAAGGAAAGATCGCCGTGCCCGCGCGCCTGTTACTCGAAACCCTAAAAACCTTTCCGGAACAGCCGCTAACATTTGTAGTGGAAGATAACAATACCATTGAGCTTAGTTCCAACCACGGGAAGTATGCCCTGGCCTACGCCGGCGGTGAAGAATTCCCAAAGGCGGTGAGCCTGGAAGAACCAAGCAGCACCACCATTGTGGGAGATATTCTGGCAACTGCCATTAGCAAAACCATTTTTGCTTCGGGGAACGATGATTTGAGGCCTGTGATGAGCGGCGTATTTTTCCAGTTTACGCAAGACAACCTTACTTTTGTAGCTACAGATGCCCACAAGCTGGTAAAATATTCGCGAAACGACATAGCGGCTTCTCAAACGGCAGAATTTATTATGCCTAAAAAGCCTTTGAATTTGCTGAAAGGAATCCTTTCGGGTTCAGATTCTGAAGTCCTTATAGAATACAACGAGTCAAACGCACGTTTCACTTTTGAAGACACTACCCTGGTTTGCCGACTCATTGACGGGAAATATCCTAATTATGAAGCAGTAATTCCGAAGGAAAACCCTAATAAACTGGTAATTGACCGCGGACAATTTTTGAGTTCTGTAAAAAGGGTCTCCATTTTCTCAAATAAGACCACACACCAGGTTCGCCTGAAAATTGCCGGTGCAGAGTTGAACATTTCTGCGGAAGATGTAGATTACAGCAACAAAGCCGAAGAACGCCTTACCTGTTCATACCAGGGCGATGATATGCAAATTGGATTTAATTCCCGTTTTCTTACTGAAATGCTGTCAAACCTCAATGCAAACGAGGTGCAGCTTGAGATGAGCTTGCCAAACCGTGCGGGAATTCTTACTCCTGTAGACGGATTGGATGATGGAGAACAGGTCACCATGCTTGTGATGCCCGTGATGCTGAACAACTAA
- a CDS encoding DUF4870 domain-containing protein gives MREDKQLLMLTHLSQLLDLMTGIGGFIVPLILWLTQKDKVLGMDAHGKMILNFQISIFIYSILAIPLILLFGIGILLLFGIGIIAIVFPILNAIKVSNGEIPSYPLSIQILK, from the coding sequence ATGAGAGAAGACAAGCAATTATTAATGCTCACGCACCTTAGCCAGTTACTGGATTTAATGACAGGGATAGGCGGATTTATTGTTCCGCTCATCCTTTGGCTTACGCAGAAGGATAAAGTACTGGGAATGGATGCTCACGGAAAAATGATCCTGAACTTCCAGATCTCTATTTTTATTTATTCTATCCTTGCCATTCCGCTTATCCTGTTGTTTGGAATCGGAATTTTACTGCTTTTCGGAATCGGAATTATCGCCATCGTCTTTCCAATCCTCAATGCGATTAAGGTAAGTAATGGTGAAATTCCGTCCTACCCGTTATCTATTCAGATCCTGAAGTAG
- the mnmE gene encoding tRNA uridine-5-carboxymethylaminomethyl(34) synthesis GTPase MnmE, whose protein sequence is MKLNDNIVALATPSGAGAIAIIRVSGPDAIALVAPIFKAKSKKNLLDQPSHTLHLGNITDGERILDEVLVSVFHGPKSYTGENTIEVSCHGSPYIQQEIIQLLIRRGCRSAEAGEFTLRAFLNGKMDLSQAEAVADLISSENQASHQMAMQQMRGGFSNEIQKLRQELLNFASLIELELDFAEEDVEFANRDEFRKLVSRIQNVLKRLIDSFAVGNVLKNGIPVAIVGEPNVGKSTLLNALLNEERAIVSEIAGTTRDTIEDEISIGGIGFRFIDTAGIRETEDVVESIGIKRTFEKISQAQVVVFLLNAEKFKVQGSRFKVEIEKIKNQFPQKPLIIVANKVDQLSQPQLEQLAATLSGVEGSQYLPISAKSGEGVEELQQKLLQFVNTGELRNNNTIVTNSRHYNALLSALEEINKVQDGLNHNLSGDLLAIDIREALHYFGEITGEITNDDLLGNIFANFCIGK, encoded by the coding sequence ATGAAATTGAACGACAATATTGTAGCCCTTGCCACACCTTCGGGAGCCGGTGCCATTGCCATTATAAGAGTTTCAGGTCCAGATGCCATAGCACTTGTAGCTCCCATTTTTAAAGCAAAAAGCAAAAAGAACCTTTTAGATCAGCCTTCGCACACGCTGCACCTGGGAAATATTACAGACGGGGAACGCATTTTAGACGAGGTGCTAGTGTCTGTTTTTCACGGGCCAAAATCATATACCGGTGAAAATACTATAGAGGTTTCGTGCCATGGGAGCCCATATATTCAGCAGGAGATTATTCAGTTGTTGATTAGAAGGGGTTGTCGTTCTGCTGAAGCCGGGGAGTTCACTTTACGCGCTTTTCTAAATGGAAAGATGGATTTGAGCCAGGCCGAAGCTGTGGCCGATCTAATTTCTTCGGAAAATCAGGCGAGCCACCAGATGGCGATGCAGCAAATGCGCGGCGGATTTTCTAATGAAATTCAGAAATTAAGACAGGAGCTCCTCAATTTCGCTTCCCTTATAGAATTGGAACTCGATTTTGCTGAAGAAGACGTTGAGTTTGCGAATCGCGATGAATTCCGCAAGCTGGTTAGCCGTATTCAGAATGTGCTGAAAAGACTCATTGATTCCTTTGCCGTAGGTAATGTGTTGAAAAACGGGATTCCGGTAGCTATTGTGGGCGAGCCTAACGTAGGGAAATCTACGCTGCTAAATGCCCTTTTAAACGAGGAACGGGCCATAGTCTCGGAAATTGCCGGCACTACCCGGGACACCATTGAAGATGAGATCTCGATTGGCGGCATTGGCTTCAGGTTTATTGACACCGCGGGAATACGGGAAACCGAAGATGTGGTGGAAAGTATCGGGATCAAACGGACATTTGAGAAAATCTCTCAGGCGCAGGTGGTTGTTTTTCTGCTGAATGCAGAAAAGTTCAAGGTTCAAGGTTCAAGGTTCAAGGTTGAGATTGAAAAAATTAAGAATCAATTTCCGCAGAAGCCTTTAATCATTGTTGCCAATAAAGTAGATCAGTTATCTCAACCTCAATTAGAGCAACTCGCTGCCACCCTTAGTGGAGTCGAAGGATCTCAATACCTGCCCATTTCAGCAAAATCTGGTGAAGGCGTCGAAGAACTGCAACAAAAGCTACTACAATTTGTCAACACCGGGGAGCTCCGAAACAACAACACGATCGTCACCAACAGCAGACACTACAACGCGCTGCTTTCAGCCTTAGAAGAGATCAATAAGGTGCAGGATGGATTAAACCATAATCTTTCCGGCGACTTATTGGCAATAGATATTCGGGAGGCGCTGCATTACTTCGGAGAAATCACCGGCGAGATCACTAATGACGATCTATTAGGAAATATTTTTGCTAATTTTTGTATTGGCAAATAA
- a CDS encoding sensor histidine kinase, with protein sequence MQLSAFIKEHKEEIINEWIKYAQDNIECTNTMDLDEVIDHIKGILTRIAEDMETPQTNDQQEEKSKGNKEMSSGDKEAATAHGEQRLDFGFNFMQLSSEFRALRASVLRLWSHKSRKENWETDYHDMIRFNEAIDEIWMISLDRFQTKLDESKNLFLGILGHDLRNPIATVKGANAILNLSENKTEREKKALNLSQSSLKRMTELIDNLLELNELRLGTGMTTKKSTYDLQEHTKKIVDELQLAYPEANILLDAPQPVEGEWDILRVEQMISNLIINAIRHGDSGGEVHVNIFEEKEKALLSVHNNGEPIPAEIRKKIFTGGFSGSNGKPGKEKSFGLGLLIVKEIVEGHEGKIDVQSNREEGTTFTVSLPLKPTYEKKRG encoded by the coding sequence ATGCAGTTATCAGCTTTTATCAAGGAACACAAGGAGGAAATTATCAATGAATGGATAAAGTATGCTCAAGACAACATTGAATGTACAAATACAATGGACCTTGATGAGGTTATAGATCACATTAAAGGTATTCTTACCAGAATTGCAGAAGATATGGAGACCCCCCAGACAAATGATCAGCAGGAAGAAAAATCCAAGGGTAATAAGGAAATGTCCTCCGGTGATAAAGAAGCAGCTACAGCTCATGGGGAGCAGCGACTGGATTTTGGATTTAATTTTATGCAATTGAGTTCTGAATTTCGCGCGTTAAGAGCTAGTGTGCTTCGTTTGTGGTCTCATAAAAGCCGTAAAGAGAACTGGGAAACAGATTATCATGACATGATTCGTTTTAATGAAGCCATAGATGAAATCTGGATGATTTCTCTTGATCGTTTTCAGACGAAACTGGATGAAAGCAAAAATTTATTTCTGGGGATTTTAGGGCATGATCTGCGTAACCCCATTGCTACTGTCAAGGGAGCAAATGCGATTTTGAATCTTTCAGAGAATAAAACTGAAAGGGAGAAGAAAGCACTCAATTTATCCCAGTCAAGCCTAAAACGAATGACGGAATTAATTGATAACCTGCTGGAATTAAACGAACTGAGATTGGGAACTGGCATGACAACCAAAAAATCCACTTATGACCTTCAGGAACATACTAAGAAAATTGTGGATGAATTACAGTTAGCTTATCCTGAAGCTAATATTCTACTTGATGCTCCTCAACCGGTAGAAGGAGAGTGGGACATTCTAAGGGTAGAGCAGATGATAAGTAATCTGATTATTAATGCTATAAGACATGGGGATTCAGGAGGGGAGGTACATGTGAATATTTTTGAAGAAAAAGAAAAAGCTCTTCTAAGTGTTCATAATAATGGTGAACCTATTCCTGCAGAAATTCGGAAGAAAATTTTTACCGGCGGATTTTCAGGGAGCAATGGAAAACCGGGTAAGGAAAAGAGTTTTGGGCTCGGTCTGCTTATTGTAAAGGAAATTGTCGAAGGCCATGAGGGGAAAATTGATGTTCAAAGTAACAGAGAAGAAGGAACAACCTTTACCGTTAGCCTTCCTCTTAAGCCTACTTATGAGAAAAAACGCGGCTAA
- a CDS encoding dihydrofolate reductase family protein gives MRKISLFIATSLDGYIAKPNNDLSFLKHVEKEGEDYGYSEFTNTIDTFIIGRKTYDYVLQEIGSAFYDNGQRDVYVITRTHRPSIGRTTFFTGKIPDLIEQLKSKEGKNIYCDGGAEVINELLKYDLIDEFIISVIPVLLGDGTRLFNDGRPEQLLEFVKAKSFETGLVQLNYKRKK, from the coding sequence ATGAGAAAAATATCACTTTTTATTGCCACAAGTTTAGATGGCTACATTGCAAAACCTAATAACGATCTGAGTTTCTTAAAGCACGTGGAAAAAGAAGGTGAAGACTATGGTTATAGTGAATTTACAAATACAATTGACACTTTTATTATTGGTAGAAAAACCTATGATTATGTTCTTCAGGAAATTGGATCAGCATTTTACGATAATGGACAAAGGGATGTATATGTAATAACAAGAACCCACAGGCCAAGTATTGGCAGAACAACTTTTTTTACAGGTAAAATCCCCGATTTAATAGAACAACTTAAATCTAAAGAAGGTAAAAATATATATTGTGATGGTGGTGCAGAAGTAATTAATGAACTGTTAAAATATGATTTGATTGATGAATTTATTATTTCTGTAATTCCCGTTTTGTTAGGGGATGGAACAAGATTATTTAATGATGGTCGACCTGAACAGTTACTGGAATTTGTAAAAGCAAAATCATTTGAAACCGGATTGGTGCAACTGAATTACAAACGGAAAAAATAA